The Salvelinus fontinalis isolate EN_2023a chromosome 13, ASM2944872v1, whole genome shotgun sequence DNA segment ATATGAGAGATATCCACACAGTTTAAGTCTATTATACTACCAATGCACTCATGACCACATTACCAGACCCCACATTATGCGTTGACATGGCATTCTTGTTACTCTGTACCATCTATATATTCAAGAACAATGTTTATCCACTTCATTATTAATCATCCACCAGCCGGATCTCACCTagagggttctaaatggaaccccaaaaaggattctacctggaaccaaaaagggttatcctatggggacagccgaagaacaatTTTGGAATTATTTTTTCTAAGATTGTAGGGATAAGGTTACATAATCAGCAAACACTGAGTCTCAAACACTCACCACAGAGAGTATGGTTTTCATCTGAGCCATCAGGACAATTGTCTACTCCGTCACAAAACTGCATGGTGGCCACACATGTGGTGCCATCCCCACAGGCCATATGATAAGGTGGGCATTTCCCTGTGAACATTAATCATCATTCGCCATCAAtgaaatttttatttttttaaatggtactggtacagtactacagtacgaCTAATCTATTGTAAGTGTTTCCTATCGATTCCGTTCTCACCTGAAGAAGATGTAGTGGAAAGATGAGGTGTGGTGGTCAGTTTGGTTGAAGAGGTCGGCTGGTATGTAGTTAGGTCCTCTTTCACTAAACAGAAACATCATATAGGTTCAAATTCTCAATGCTGCATTTCACACAAGTCTTCTGGATGAATAACGTGGTAATAGATCTAGATCCCATTTTCCTCCCAATACTATGATCATGAATCGGTATGTAAGGTGTGTTTTACACCTACAGTGCATACTGAAAGTATTCTGACTcgacctttttccacattttgttacgttacagccttattctaaaatggatcgaataaaacattttcctcatcattctacataaaataacccataatgacaaagtgaaaacaggttttaagaaatgttcgCCAATGTATTAAACCTAGTTACAtattacttatttacataagtattcagaccctttgctttgagacttgaAAAAtttagctcagatgcatcctgtttccattgatcatctttgagatgtttctacgatttcatttgagtccacctgtggttaattgaattgattggacatgatttagaaagtctatataaggtcccactgttgacagtgcatgtcagagaaaaaaccaagccatgaggtcgaaggacttgtccgtagagctccgagacaggattatgtcgaggcacagatctggggaaggggaccaaataaattctgcagcattgaaagtccccaagaacacagtggcctccataattcttaaatggaagaagcttggaaccaccaagactcttcctagagctggcctcccggccaaactgagcaatcgagggagaagggccttggtcagggaggtgaccaagaacccgatggtcactttgacagagctccagagttcctctgtggagataggagaaccttccagaaggacaaccatctccgcagcactcacaccaatcaggcctttttggtAGTGTGGCCatacggaagacactcctcagtaaaaggcatatgacagcccacttggtgtttgccaaaaggcacctaaagactctcagaccattagaaacaatattctctggtctgatgaaaccaatattgaactctttggccagaatgccaagcgtcacgtctggaagaaatctggcaccatccctatggtgaagtgtGGTGGAagaatcatgctgtggagatgtttttcagtagcAGGCACTGGAAGACtaatcaggatcaagggaaagatcaacgctgcaaagtacagagagatccttcatgaaGAACTGCTCCACAGCGCTGTggaactcagactggggtgaaagttcaccttccaacagtacaacgaccctaagcacacaacctagacaatgcaggagtggcttcgggacaagtctctgaatgtccttgagtgacccagtcagggcccggacttgaaaccgatcgataatctctggagagacctgaaaatagctgtgcagcgaaactccccatccaacctgacaaagcatgagaggatctgcagacaatgtaagaaactccccaaatacaagtgtgccaagcttgtagcgtcatacccacgatgactcgaggctgtaatcactgcccaaggtgcttcagcaaagtactgagtaaagtgtgtgaatacttatgtaaatgtgatatttcagttgtttttaatacatttgcaataaACTATAAAAAATAACGAGTCACACACttcatatataaactcccagtaatttataacatttgcaaaaaaatcaaaaaacctattttagctttgtcatcatggggtattgttgagaaaaaaaacgttttcatccattttagaataaggctgtaacgtaacaaaatgtgggaaaaaattaaggggtctaaatactttccagaTTTACTGTATACCTGTGACCTGGATGCTATTTTGGTTAACCACCAGGCCCCCAGTGCTCTGAAGCCCAGCCACCAGCTGCTGCTCTGCCTCCTTCACCTCCACACTCTGACGAAACTGCAGGTCAAAGTTCACCACCACACTGCCATTGCTGTCACATGGGGGGATTCATGGTCAGAAATGGTATAACGACATTGTCACTTTCAGTATATGTAACTATGCTACGAGGTTGTCATTTGTAAACATCATTATACACATACTGTCTCACCTGAATTCTAAAACTTCACAGGCCTTGAAGTCATTATTGAGGGAGCCACGGCTGTAAGCGTCAGATATCTGTGAGAAAATACAGTATTTATAATACAAGGCTAAAGTGTGTAGGAGAGTGGACAGGAGAATGATACGTGTGTGTATGGTATCTCGACATACCAGATGCTCTGTGTCGAAGGCCAGGGACTTGAACTGCAGACTGCTCCTGTTTCTCAGCTTCTCAGTAAACACAGCCCCCCTCGTAATGACCAGCCTCCCACTGAACACAGACTCAGTCCCACCTAGTCCACACTGGTCCACTGtgacaaacacacatactgtaagtGACTGACACTTGTCACTCCATACAAGACCAACAGATCAAAAACGAAACTATGGCAAATGGATATATTTTACCCAGAAGTTATATGCAGCATAGAGTATTACATTTGATTTCTATACAAACATACTGACCGTTTTAGTGACAGAAATGGGAGGAAAGAAAACAAAAGTCTGGAGTGTTTTTTCTCACAGTCAGTCTGCATGGCGAGccaggtgatgatgatgaggctGACACACACCGCCAGCAGCGTCAGACACAGGACACTCAGCAGCACCTCCGTGGACGACCAACGTCGCTTCCCACGCCACATGGCTCCCTGACGTCCTCACACGCTCACACGGTCTTCTTGTCCTTCAGCTGACACCTCAATCACTTTCACTGTCATGAACTATCACAGGATTCTGCACTGTGGAGTGAGTCTCCAACTACGTCCTAAGTTTTCTGTTGTATCTACAGCCTGCTTCTTTGACTCTCCGCCGAGGAGAATTTCTCTGCTCTCCCATGAGCAGGGCTACTTATTCATGAGAGCTTGGCCCTTTATCTATGTGAGGGGCAGCAGTAAACCTTTTATTGTGCAGTCACTGGAACAACAAAGTGATAGCCAATCTATACTGCATCACTGGTGATCTCACTAATGAGTGTCCTTAATAACAAGAGCACTGAGAACGACAAAAGAAGTAAGTTGGTTTAAAGGACGGGGGTTGGGACAGTCCCTTCTAcatggtgtcaaaagcgttccacagggatgctggcccatgttgaatccaatgcttcccacagttgtgtcaagttggctggatgtcctttgggtggaggaccattcttgatatatacaggaaactgttgagcgtgaaacacccagcagcattgcagttcttgacacaaaccggtgcgcctggcacctactacagtaccataccccgttcaaaggcacttaaatattttgttttacccgttcaccctctgaatggcatacatacactatccatgtctcaattgtctcaaggcttaaaagtccttctttaaccggtctcctctcCCTCGTCTACACTGACtgtagtggatttaacaagtgacatcaataagggatcatactgTAGATTTCACATGGATTCACCTGGACAGTCTGTCGTGGACAGAGCAgatgttcttaatattttgtacactcaacGTCCACGCACAAACtatcaaacacatacacactacaaGAAAGGTATATTCTACATAATATCCATCGCAGAAGCATTAATCCACTCCTGTCTTTAAGTAGACTTTGAACACTGATATGTGAGTGAGCTATTAATGCCACCTTATCACAGAAGGTACCCTCTGATAGTGACATGACTCTTGTCGCCCTCTCTGACATGGAATTCCTTCTAGAACATCAGACAACATGCATCCTCATAGTAAATGACTAAGGCTCAGATATTGCCTAAGTCAGAGTTCGCTACTTATTTAATCTATGCGCTAAATTCAGCTTTCACTAAAGCTGTCAATCAGAGTTCCTACAGCATTGTTTATTACCAAAGCAATAAAATGAAGGAGAACCATACCGGAAGTCCTCCGTCATAAACATTACATCAGAGCTAAGGTAATTCCATCTAAATAGATCAAAGGTGATTCTAGCTAAATAGAATATTTCGATAGAATCTAAGTATAATCAGGTGCAAGTATCAACACCAGATTTGTTTAAGCCCTATTCTAAATGAGCTACATGATGCGAGGTCAGAAAAAGGAATAGTTTCTGCTACTAGAAGTGACCATCATCCTTGAATCTACCTACACATCCAACTTAAAACAAAGCAACAGTAAACATCGTCCCCCACGAATAATGCAGCCCCCCTTGGCACAGTTGAGATCGCATGTGACTATCACATTTCAGTTAATTACTATCACATTTCAGTTAATTACTATAGCTCCCgccttgggccaatcagtgtaattttgtaaacgccagatctctatggcaagacacATCATTCAACCAAGTTTGGTCCAAATCAGGCAAGTGCTGTCTGTGATATTGCGTGTAACTAACGTACTAACGGACGAAGACACATCCACAGTCCCCTCCCCGATTTCATGGTGGGGACAATGAGAATGATGACAGTTATGCCTAATTCTGTCACACAGTTAGAAGTGCTGCTTGCGTTCCAATAATCTGTGTGCAAAAATCACGTGAACTCATAAATCAAATTGCCAAACATTTAAGTTCCTTTTCCTTCAGGAAATGTGCAATTTATTTGGTGTAAACACCAGACGACCAAACAGAAAAACAGTCAGAGCATATGAAACAAAACtgcgtaaataaataaatacatatatttgTACAGGAATATTCAAAGGAATACTGTGGGCTATATTTAAGAGCAGCCAGTCTTTAACGGTTGTACAGTGTTTGTGCATTGGTAAAGCTGAGAAAATGACCATCCTCACAACCACACAGCTTGTGGGCATCTTAGTATATTAGGGTCTTGACTCTTGAGCGTATGCTACACGTTTAAACTTGTATGTGGATGATCAACGCCAGTCGTTTATTTGGGTGTATGTGCTCCCTGTTTGCATCTGCTCCTGTGCCTCTGCAGTCTGCTCTCCCTGCTTCTTCTGTGTTTGCGTAGCTTCGCAGGCGCCACTTCTCCTTGCTGAGCTGTCTGCCTCTTAGGCCCTTCACTTTGGTGAGCTGTCTGCTTGTTGGGCTGGGTAGAGCTGGGAGGCAGGGGGAGCAGGAGGGCCTGACCCTGACTGGGACAGGGGGGTCGTGTAAGGGTCCATTGGGGATATCCTGGCATTGGCCAGGGAAGCAGGGGGGCAATAGGGGGACACAAGGGTGACGGGGGGACATAGTAGTGAGGCTGGGGAGGGATGATACTCAGAGGGTACTGCTCAGAAGGGTAGCCACGCACCtacaacacacaaaaaaaactgcTAGTCAAGCACCTAATTTGTTTTacaaggaaagggggatatctagtcagttgcacaactgaatgcattcaaagtACTGAATGTTGAAAATATCTCCCTCTAATTCCCAGTGAGTCCTCACCATGTTGCTCCAGTGTAACTTGTCCTGGCAGGAGACGCTGCCATCAGCACGCCCTGTGAAGTGGAACACAGATGACTCTGGGAGGCCTACGTTCATACTAAGAAGAATAAACAGACGGTCAAGCATTAGATACAATCTGTTCATAACATTAGCCAAAACGAAGATGCTCTGAAATGACATGGTCTGGCCCGATTCACCTGGGTGTGTCATGTGAAGGGTCATCACGGTCATCCTCTGTGCCTTGAGGTCCAGATCCCCCATCCTGGTGGGAGCTACCTACAGGGGGGCAAGGGGGAGGGCCTAAAAACCTCCACCCTACCTATCTACAATGCACTGATATCCCTAAGTAGCTGAAACAACAGTTACTTTAAGAACACAACCTGCTTCATGTACAGAGCAAATTATGAATTAATAGGTTTTGGAAACGTCCTGATGCTAAATTGCTGCTCTGCAAACTTCATAAGTCCAAATGGGTGAGTTGAAAGCTGCAATTCTTAATGATGATACAAAACACTGGCCTACCGGTGCCGTACTGCAGCCTGATTTGACGGCCAAAGAGCCAAGTGCCATTCAGCAAGGCAATGGCATAGGGTACAGCTTCAGCATGCTTGTAATACACAAACCCATATGACCTTTGGCGACCCTCGCGGTCTCGAGCGATGGTGACCTTCTTCAGTGGCCCAGCCTGGTGGTATGAAACAAGGCACGATGTAAACGTGAAACACCAGATgcagataatgatttatttttttacagataAGACATTATATTGCTGTGCAACTTCCTTTTTGTTGCATTTCACCTGTGGCCACCAACATCACTGGATGTGGCCTTATCCTGATTCTCAATCTTATCATCTCTGTATGTTTTTCACATTTAGTGTAAAAAGTGCTTTGGCTTGATAGAAATCAAACCAATGACACTACCGCATGAAACAGATGACAAAGGAATTTGGCCAACATGTATTTTAAATTGAAAACACAAATTAATTTCCACCCACAGAGAGCCAACTGCAAGACCTGCTTAGTTGGGCTGCAACCACCGtcaccaggggtgtattcattatgcCAATTCTGTTGCAatcgtttcttaaacggaagaaacGAAACGGTGAATGACATAACTCAATTTGTcgaatagaaactctcgttttagTTGCAACTgcttggactaatgattacacagacaggcagacagctcaGCTGGAGTAAACGCCAGTGGTTTTATttcacacacacaaccattacCATGTATTTCGTCAAGTTTTAGAGCCTGTGGAAAATAGGAGCCTACCTGCAAAAATAGCTCGAAAAGAATTTCCTCATTAGCTGAACTGCCTAAATTAGCCACAAAGACAGTTTTGTCTGCCTCTTTATGGATCTGCATAATGGTCCTCGGAACTTGTTGAGTTATATTTCACCAGCTCTGAAGACCACTAACCTGCTGCTAGATCAAAATTACATTGATCGGCGTTTGCCGTAAAAAGGATGCCAATAATAGTACATTGCGACATCTGAGGTACACAATTTGTAACACTAGGGGACGCTGTTGCTTATCCGAAGGTCCAGGTGACATGCTGACCATTAGTAGCGAAAGTTTTCAGAGCGCAAAAGGTTTATCCTGTGCTAAACATTAGATTATACTTTATTGATCAAAAGTGAAAGTTGATTGCAAACAAAAATTATAACAGAAAAACCACAGAATTACTCCAGAATAATTCTGTGTTCCTTATGCTCAATGTTCAACTTTTGACAAGAGTTTTAGGATGTGGAAAATAGAACTCAACAACAGCAGTAGAAAGGTAAGTCAAAATGTCAAGAACAGTTCTGATTGTTCTACTACCTGCTTGGAGAATAACTGACTATCAGCCCAGCCAGAGTAGGAATTTGTCATTTATATTCAAGATGTCCTGGGGCAGGGGGGTGTGGTCAGGCCTGTGGGAGTAGAGAGAGGCGGGGAACAGTGGGAGTTTACTCTGATGTCTTACCTTGTCCACTTCCTGGAATGAGCACCGGCACACAGCTATGCAAACATGAAGAGTCTGGACCTCTTGACACACTGAGTCCGGGGAACTAGTGCTCTCAAGGTAACAAGGTAAGACTTCCACAATGTCAGTTCTTCTCTGCttgtctctcccccactctctataTGTCTTCCTTTAAAGCTTCTTCTGAAGTATTCTTGTGTAATAGAGAAGATTGTTGGCAGGCTACAGCCTGTACAGTATGGAGAATGGCATTTTCTCAGTGTTTTTATTCCTTTATAAAGACTTGCAGTCTAATAATAGAAATAAAGATGTGTCTGTGAGCAACATGTGACAGGGATTCGTCTTCTGCTTGTGTGAATTATTAACTTTTTGTTTTGGTGATAATATAGTTCAgtgccagtggaggctgctgggggagacgactcataataatggctagaatgggagtcaatggaatggtatcgaacGTGATTTCCATGTTTGCCGcatatgacaaatacatttgatttgataccattccattgaatcAATtctagccattactatgagccgtcctcccctcagcagcccatGCGCATTTCCATGCGAGTTTTGAACGCACCCACAAGGATTCACACTGATAACCAAGCAATCATTGTCACAGGGTTAACGGTGTCATTGTCGGGAAACCTGTTtttcctctcttgctctctctctctctgtacaaaAACAAAGATTATATGGCATTCCCATGCACACACAAAGTGAAACTGTAAAGGAAGGGTGAGGCAACTTGGAAGAAACTGAGTTCCAAAGAATGCAATGATAATGTGCATGCATCCATGCTGCTAATTGGGAAGGTGTCTGTGCTGATGTGTATGCCAATTAGTGGTGGGCACCAATATCAATAATTGGATATGATATCGTTTGAGCATGGCATATCATGATATCGGTTTATCCTTGCTTTAGAAGACTGCCTCTCTCGAGCTGTTCTCACTCTAGATGTGACGTCACTTCATGCACAGCACACACGCAAGTACCTTCCGACATCCATAGTTATAGATCAGTGGTACAATTTGTAGGCTTCCTAGCGATCAAGCCAtatccctgtatatactgtacctttATCAGTGAAGCAGCTTAGCAAATCAATCATGCACTTTGTGATAAAAGCACCACATTTGGCACAAATGTAGATTTATATACCCTGAAAATATTTAGATATGGAGCCACCCCAGATTTGGACCCGGGGGGCGTGGCAACTATCTTTCAAAATAGTACCATTATTTTACAATTCAGAAGGACTGTTTTGAGATGATGGCACCACATTTGGAACAGAGGTAGATTTATGGAAACTTAGAAGATGTAGGTATCGAGATACCCAGATTTGGCCCCTGGGGGCCAGTGGTGGCCATTTTACAAAATGACAACTCTGTAATGCAATGTTACATTTCTTAAGGGCTTTTTTTTTAGATAAATCTACCTCTGTGCCAACTTTGGTGTATTTATGTAGCTTGAAAGTTCTGCAATTGGAACAAATTAAAGGCACAGTTTAGTATGTCAGGGACTTTTGGTGGTGACTGTTGATCTGAGGCAGCATCGGGTAAAGGTGTACTATACACCCTTTCAGAAGAGATGAGTACAACATCAAAAGCCCTGGAATTAACCAGCTAATTTACTAGTGGCTATAAAGCAAAGGTAACTCATGGCCTTGGATCGGATCTGACATCCTGTATTCATGTACATAAACCAATGCTGTACATCAACCAATGGCAGGCATGTTATAAAAATGTTAGGATATGTACACAAGGGTCTCTAAACTATAACATACATTATAACATCTAGCCTAATTGGGTGTCAATGGCATTTTGTAAGATGGCTGCCATGGTCCCCAGGGGCCAAAGCTATGGTGGCTCCAtgtctaaaaaaaaaacattaaggacacctgctctttccatgacagactgaccagctgaatccaggtgaaagctatgatcccttattgatgtcacttgttaaatccacttcaatcaatcaCATCTACATAtgtgtcaggcggtgggtgtagctggtgcatgaagtcaggcgcaggagagcagagatgagtgaacaaCGCACTTTACtaaacgaccaggatcgtggtgttaccctgtgagggaGGTAGATCGGTCAGGAAAtctaccgacaggtgcgaccacggccgtaagggttgtaacttacctctgggcaggtgcctaggagccttgcactgggtgCACACCgtgcaggaggaaacataaaccctcgcGTCCTTAGCCGAAGTGGgtcaccagtacttcccactaagataGCGCACGGTCTGACCGATAGGACACTGGAGGGGTTCGGGCTCTGTacgtaacgcctgctcaatgtccacGTCCAGCTCCCATACGACCGGCACTAACAGGCAGGAGGCCAGGAGTATGGGAGTATGATCCATgagccgctcctctgtgtcatacagccgggacagtgcgtctgccttcacattttgggaacctggtctgtaggacagggtaaacacaaaacgggtaaataacatggcccaccttgcctgacgaggattcagtctccttgctgcccggatgtactccaggttgcggtggtcagtttagatgagaaaagggtgtttagccccctcaagccagtgtctccaagCCTTCAAGGCTTTGAccacagccagcaactcccggtcccccacatcatagttccgctccgccgggctgagcttcttcgagaagaaagcacaggagcggagcttcggtggcgtgcccgagtgctgagagagcacggctcctatcccagcctcggacgcgtccacctccattatgaacgccaaagaaggatccggatgggccagcacgggagccgaggtaaacagagcccttagGTGACCAAATGCCCTGTCCACCTCAGCCGACCACTACAAACGTAcaggaccccccttcagcagtgaggtaatgggagctgccacctggccaaaaccccggataatcctccggtagtagttggcaaaccctaaaaaccgatgcacctcctttaccatggtgggagtcggccaattacgcacggctgaaatgcggtcattctccatctccacccctgatgtggaaattcggtaccctaggaaggagacgacctgctgaaagaacaggcatttctcagccttgacgtacacgTCATGCTCCAACAATCgtccaagcaccctgcgcaccagggacacatgctcagcgcgtgtagcggagtacatcagaatgtcatcaatatacaccacaacaccctgcccgtgcagatccctgaaaatctcatctacaaaggcttggaaAACTGAtagagcattcatcaacccgtacggcatgacgaggtactcataatgccctgaggtggtactgaatgccatcttccactcgtctccctcctggATACGCATTGACTCAATCTCCgtggcgatgagaggtagcgggtaactgtacctcaccaAAATTTGATTTAGACCTCGATAGTCAAGACACGGGCACAGACCTCCCTCCATCTTCTTTACAAAAAATAAActtgaggaggcgggtgaagtggaggaccgaatgtacccctgatgcagggattcggagacatatgtttccataacCACCCTCTCCGCCTGTGACGGGATATACATGACTCCTAggaagtgctgcgtctaccaggagatttatcgcacaatccccctgtcaatggggtggtaattgagtcgccttagagacaaatcggcatattctgggggaatgcgcatggTGGAGACCtcgtctggactttccaccataGTACTGATTCTCTCCTTATGACCCtcctgcgtcaccatgcccaggGGCGCGGTGACCTCCCTAATCAAcccggaccctaatggtcgactgtcTAGGGTGTGAACTGGGAAGGGCATATCCActggaacaatggggatccctaatctaTGGGCAAATGATCTGtcaatgaaattcccagctgcgcctgaatcgacgagcgcctcatgctgggaatgcggggaaaactcaggaaaagtaACATTCAAAAACATGTGGTTAACAGAGAGCTCTGGGTGAGCATGGTgccggctcacctggggtgatgcaaGAGTGCCCTGGCTGCTGCCTCAACTCCCAGAGGAACCTCCCAAGCACCGActggcagtgtgccctctgcggccacagatggtgcctGAAACGGAACCTCCTCCGGTCTCCCGAAGCGCagcccctcccagctccatgggcgtcGGAGCGGTGGTACTGGGGGATGGAACCGACAGACCCTGATCTGGACGTtcgcgggtagccagcaggttatccaaccgaatggacaggtccaccagctgatcGAAAGTgagggtggtgtccctgcaggccaactcccgacggacgtcctcacgCAAACTGCAACGATAGTGGTCGATCAGgaccctgtcgttccatcccacGCCAGCGGCCAGGGTCCGGAAGTCCAgagcgaactcctgggcgctcctcgtcccctgccttaGATGTATAAGACGTTCACCCTCAggcgggtggtcgaagactgcccGGAAGCGGTGGGTGAAATCTTCGAAGTGGCCCAGTGCCGCATCTCCTTCCTCCCACACGgcgctggcccactccagggctctccctgagaggcatgagacgagggtgGACACGCTCTCTCGGTCCGAAGGCACAGGGTGGACGGTTGCTAGGTAGAGCTCCAGTTGTAATAGGAAGCCCTGACATTGGGCAaccgtcccatcatactccctaGGGAGGGCCAGACGAATCCCACTGGGACCGGGTGAAAGAGGGGTGAGTAGTGGAGGCTTTGTTTGCTCTGGCGGAGGCGCTGGAggacctccctttctctcccagcgatccataGTCTTTAGAACGCGATCCATGGTGGTGCCGAGACGATGGAGCATCGCCGCTTGCTCCTGGATGCGCTCCTTGACCCCAATAACAagggtacctgctcctgctgactccattacgATTGAGTGCGTGTtctgtcaggcggtgggtgtagctggtgcatgaagtcaggcgcaggagagcagagataagTGAACAACGCACATTAATAAAGGCATATGCACAAAGTAACAAACCCAATGTGCAAACAAAATAACGGTTGCCACTAAACACGGGTAAAACAGCACCCGGGAATAAACCAGCCGGAAACGTActgacatgggggaaacagagggctaaatacacaacacataatgagggaaatgaaaccaggtgtgtgggaaaacaagacaacacaaatggaaaattaaaaatggatcagcgatggctagaagaccgttGACGTcgaccgcccgaacaaggagaggcatcgacttcggtagaagtcgtgacaagatgaaggggaggaaacagaataaagaaggatttttaagccttgtgacaattgagacatggattgtgtatgtgtgccataacagagggtgaatgggcaagacaatatatttaagtgcctttgattgTGGTATAGTACTAGGTGCCAgcgtagggctgttgcggtgaccgtattaccgccacactggTGAACATGAGTcctgaaggcagtcaaattccacgtgaccatttAGTCACTGTAATTGCGCttttccaagctctgatgctgctgatggtcatta contains these protein-coding regions:
- the rbm11 gene encoding RNA binding motif protein 11; amino-acid sequence: MQIHKEADKTVFVANLGSSANEEILFELFLQAGPLKKVTIARDREGRQRSYGFVYYKHAEAVPYAIALLNGTWLFGRQIRLQYGTGSSHQDGGSGPQGTEDDRDDPSHDTPSMNVGLPESSVFHFTGRADGSVSCQDKLHWSNMVRGYPSEQYPLSIIPPQPHYYVPPSPLCPPIAPLLPWPMPGYPQWTLTRPPCPSQGQALLLPLPPSSTQPNKQTAHQSEGPKRQTAQQGEVAPAKLRKHRRSRESRLQRHRSRCKQGAHTPK